One genomic region from Vitis riparia cultivar Riparia Gloire de Montpellier isolate 1030 chromosome 17, EGFV_Vit.rip_1.0, whole genome shotgun sequence encodes:
- the LOC117904985 gene encoding protein RICE SALT SENSITIVE 3-like has product MEEHFNSIPAIHLLQHTLRSLCIHEDSLWVYAVFWRILPRNYPQPNWDFQEGAFDRSRGNRRNWILVWEDGFCNFIASTTEINPGAGSSVHRNSEVRLLELQPELFFKMSHEIYKYGEDLIGKVAADHSHKWIYKEHSDPENNLFSAWQNSGDLHPRTWRAQFQTGIKTIALIAVKEGVLQLGSVKKVTEDLNYVTILQKKFTHLLSIPGFLLPHPASWSSSSIPSKINCGSDNIVSNTCPFQAACPPLTAMNFYDHANQPMVITPSMSSLEALLSKLPSVEPTPSTPLSGYHDTPPRLISIQKPLELDIEVVAMEINERKEH; this is encoded by the exons ATGGAGGAACACTTCAACTCAATACCTGCTATTCATCTCCTTCAACATACCTTAAGAAGCTTGTGTATTCATGAAGACTCCCTGTGGGTATATGCAGTTTTTTGGAGAATCTTACCTAGAAACTATCCACAACCAAA TTGGGATTTCCAAGAAGGAGCTTTTGACAGGTCAAGAGGAAACAGGAGGAATTG GATACTGGTATGGGAGGATGGCTTCTGCAACTTCATTGCTTCAACCACTGAGATTAATCCTGGAGCAGGATCCTCAGTTCACAGAAACTCTGAAGTTAGACTCCTCGAACTGCAACCAGAGCTATTTTTCAAGATGTCACATGAAATCTACAAATATGGAGAGGA CTTGATTGGAAAAGTTGCTGCAGATCATAGTCATAAATGGATTTACAAAGAACATAGTGATCCAGAAAACAATCTTTTCTCTGCATGGCAAAACTCAGGAGACCTT CATCCAAGGACATGGAGGGCTCAGTTTCAGACCGGTATAAAG ACAATAGCTTTGATTGCAGTGAAGGAAGGCGTTCTTCAATTGGGATCTGTTAAAAAG GTGACAGAAGACCTCAATTATGTTACTATCCTACAAAAGAAATTCACTCATCTCCTTAGTATCCCCGGTTTCCTCCTACCTCATCCAGCATCATGGTCATCGTCATCAATTCCATCCAAGATTAATTGTGGCAGTGACAACATTGTGTCCAACACCTGTCCTTTCCAAGCAGCTTGCCCTCCCCTGACAGCAATGAATTTCTATGATCATGCCAATCAGCCAATGGTTATCACTCCATCTATGAGCAGCCTTGAGGCACTCCTCTCAAAGCTCCCATCTGTTGAGCCAACACCGTCCACACCTTTGTCTGGCTACCATGATACACCACCAAGGCTAATATCCATCCAAAAGCCACTGGAACTGGATATCGAGGTGGTAGCAATGGAgataaatgaaaggaaagaacaTTAG
- the LOC117904081 gene encoding uncharacterized protein LOC117904081, with protein MSANKEITSSRPSGDVRAEKSVEKLNEKEFCDRFCVPNGVSVELFDGEGVLPEEPENNAILFTKEQFNAGLRFPIPSLLKEFLHFTQIPPVYVHPNMIRVLMGCNILSMLFDLNLSLLEVLFVYSIKKAKSNIFSFVASLPSLQLVTNLPDSNKKAAKGQVLVKGVWAGLSEHPDRPFVPNRSLGIPDQDKRGKLVEWVEKASFDRLNKLFEITSAERRCELLLSAQNLRLVVQQPQAYVLNILPRRLAEEVVVGEHFTLEDLPFYEGVRKADARTRKALLNKREKKRQEGVLRKAPGGKRPASSPPAGAPVKKKKKLSKKSKGPSVAPDVRMALLAEEAASINQPGSSHPDEVANLPPVTPPTREMGAERQELPVHEPSPRPFVPVKGPTRRRLRLVRDLKSGLAGRLQDRFVEGIEVSCSSVPEGRPEGGEAEVAEESPAIPVLVPAEVPPREAQPVENAEGVAPQEDSLSNASLAEGPFDDATFIPVSPFSYAEMEEKLEQIPSGAGAGVPSALMFETVETLVSGLRGMALQRNLLSHLLETAEYTKSFVSQRKNDEEKLCLRVEQAEASSSTAREENKAEDELTLLRREVRHLRTEVSIERRQREELQLRLSGQKEELEGEFAAEREELEAEYQKQVDDMYLFGYRCCMKKHGIKRDVPSIPPSELEKLRRKPAQ; from the exons ATGTCTGCTAACAAGGAAATTACCTCATCTCGCCCGTCTGGAGACGTTCGTGCTGAAAAGTCTGTGGAAAAGTTAAATGAGAAGGAATTTTGCGATCGGTTTTGCGTTCCCAATGGTGTGTCCGTGGAATTGTTTGATGGAGAGGGCGTGTTGCCTGAGGAGCCGGAAAATAACGCGATACTCTTTACCAAGGAGCAGTTTAATGCTGGGCTCCGGTTCCCTATCCCGTCTCTGCTCAAGGAGTTTCTGCACTTCACCCAGATTCCTCCAGTGTATGTTCATCCCAACATGATccgggtgctgatggggtgcaACATTCTGAGCATGCTGTTTGATTTGAACCTCTCACTACTGGAGGTTCTCTTCGTTTATTCAATTAAGAAGGCAAAGAGTAATATCTTCAGCTTCGTCGCCAGCCTTCCATCTCTGCAATTAGTGACCAACCTACCGGATTCGAATAAAAAGGCCGCCAAGGGTCAGGTGCTGGTCAAAGGCGTATGGGCAGGTTTGTCTGAGCATCCGGATAGGCCCTTTGTTCCCAATCGGTCTCTGGGGATTCCAG ACCAGGATAAGAGAGGAAAACTGGTGGAGTGGGTGGAGAAGGCTTCGTTCGACCGTTTGAACAAGCTTTTTGAAATAACTTCAGCCGAGCGGAGATGCGAACTGCTTCTTTCTGCGCAGAACCTCCGCTTGGTCGTCCAGCAGCCTCAGGCATACGTGCTGAACATACTTCCAAGGCGGCTGGCTGAAGAAGTGGTAGTCGGGGAGCACTTTACTCTTGAAGACCTTCCTTTCTATGAGGGGGTGCGGAAGGCAGATGCCCGGACACGCAAGGCCCTTCTCAACAAGCGGGAGAAGAAAAGACAAGAAGGGGTTCTGCGGAAGGCTCCGGGTGGGAAACGGCCTGCGTCCTCTCCACCTGCTGGTGCTCcagtaaaaaagaagaagaagctgagtaAGAAAAGTAAGG GGCCCTCGGTGGCACCAGACGTTCGAATGGCTCTCCTGGCCGAGGAAGCAGCCTCAATAAATCAACCCGGATCATCTCACCCGGATGAGGTTGCCAACTTGCCTCCTGTTACACCCCCAACAAGAGAAATGGGGGCAGAAAGACAGGAGTTGCCTGTGCATGAGCCAAGCCCTCGTCCTTTTGTGCCTGTGAAGGGGCCAACTAGAAGAAGGTTGCGTCTGGTACGCGACTTGAAGTCTGGCCTCGCCGGGCGGCTTCAGGATCGGTTTGTAGAAGGCATCGAAGTCAGCTGTTCATCCGTCCCGGAGGGTCGCCCGGAAGGCGGTGAGGCGGAGGTGGCGGAAGAGAGCCCAGCCATCCCTGTGCTGGTGCCGGCTGAAGTTCCACCTAGAGAGGCCCAGCCGGTTGAGAATGCTGAAGGCGTGGCTCCGCAGGAGGACTCACTCTCCAATGCTTCCTTGGCAGAGGGTCCTTTTGATGATGCCACTTTCATCCCTGTTAGCCCTTTCAGCTATGCGGAGATGGAAGAGAAGCTAGAACAGATTCCTTCTGGCGCAGGCGCTGGGGTACCTTCGGCCCTGATGTTCGAGACAGTAGAGACG CTGGTGAGTGGCCTTCGCGGTATGGCTCTTCAACGCAATCTTCTTTCTCACCTGTTGGAGACTGCTGAGTATACAAAATCCTTCGTGTCTCAgcgaaaaaatgatgaagagaagTTGTGTTTGAGAGTGGAGCAGGCTGAAGCCAGTTCATCTACTGCTCGAGAGGAGAATAAG GCGGAGGATGAGCTGACTCTTTTGAGGAGGGAGGTGCGGCATCTCCGGACAGAGGTGTCTATTGAGAGGAGGCAGAGAGAAGAGTTGCAGTTGCGTTTATCAGGGCAAAAAGAAGAGCTGGAGGGTGAGTTTGCTGCTGAAAGGGAGGAACTTGAAGCGGAGTACCAGAAGCAAGTTGATGACATGTACTTATTCGGCTACCGCTGctgtatgaagaaacatggcatCAAACGGGACGTTCCTTCAATTCCTCCGAGTGAATTGGAGAAGCTGCGCAGAAAACCTGCTCAATGA